A single region of the Methylocystis echinoides genome encodes:
- a CDS encoding CDP-diacylglycerol diphosphatase translates to MATGKLETDLVEMQSDKDNGVKRRDFIKLSGAAVTTGLTGLGVDEAVAGRRSTCNDGSATAWCEQKTFRPSLCGDTRDTDTLWQKAQGCVSAPDPSCRTVPGSNSDYVVVNGYVKGNDYLLLALCRVTGIECPMIWQSSAPNYWKGAWEGAKLNDPKNPVTLRSPFGFGINSRNARSYQQFHIHMAPLLRSPVNIMNQLARVHNDIGAKPEKWISTVITLEGREQTKTNPPTYENRVRPYRALWVHSLDENPFGLLYDWIAKPLGAQEKEDPADVMAFENLIVIPVAPPNTGFYLLNSDRKLKDATGKIPGIGSIDQLFYWGT, encoded by the coding sequence ATGGCGACAGGGAAATTGGAAACTGATTTGGTGGAAATGCAGTCGGATAAAGACAACGGAGTTAAAAGAAGAGACTTCATCAAGCTTTCGGGAGCTGCTGTAACCACCGGACTGACGGGACTGGGCGTCGACGAAGCTGTCGCGGGTCGACGGTCGACATGCAATGACGGGTCGGCGACGGCCTGGTGCGAGCAAAAAACCTTTCGCCCGAGCCTATGTGGCGACACGCGCGACACCGACACACTTTGGCAAAAGGCGCAAGGTTGCGTGAGCGCGCCTGATCCGAGTTGCCGCACCGTGCCGGGCTCCAATAGCGATTACGTCGTCGTCAATGGATACGTGAAGGGCAATGATTACCTGCTGCTCGCGCTGTGCAGGGTGACGGGGATCGAGTGTCCCATGATCTGGCAGTCATCGGCGCCGAATTACTGGAAGGGCGCCTGGGAAGGCGCGAAGCTCAACGACCCGAAAAATCCCGTGACATTGCGCTCGCCCTTCGGGTTTGGGATCAACTCTCGGAACGCGCGGTCCTATCAGCAGTTTCACATCCACATGGCGCCGCTTCTCAGAAGCCCCGTCAACATCATGAACCAGCTTGCCAGGGTCCATAATGACATCGGGGCAAAGCCGGAGAAGTGGATCAGCACGGTCATCACGCTCGAAGGCAGGGAGCAGACAAAAACCAACCCTCCCACTTATGAAAACAGGGTGCGTCCGTATCGTGCGCTCTGGGTTCATTCACTCGACGAAAACCCCTTCGGCCTGCTTTATGACTGGATTGCGAAGCCTCTCGGCGCGCAGGAGAAGGAGGATCCGGCCGACGTGATGGCCTTCGAAAATCTTATTGTCATTCCCGTCGCGCCGCCAAATACGGGGTTTTACCTGTTGAACAGCGACAGAAAGCTCAAAGACGCCACCGGAAAAATTCCAGGCATCGGCTCGATCGACCAGCTCTTCTATTGGGGCACGTAG
- a CDS encoding MerR family transcriptional regulator, which produces MAGRSATAREDIASLRTIGDVADALGLPQHVLRFWETRFKEIDPVKRAGGRRYYRPRDIELVEAIRHLLYREGYTIKGVQRILKEQGVEAVIAEVRRRQNGESPAAAPAPTAETAPRPPDPAAQIVLDLPDPEPRISVTPDPDAALSPPASPPVPAATPVFHAPMVIARPADTPQAEALREVLAEIAECRRLLKVTRR; this is translated from the coding sequence TTGGCCGGCAGAAGCGCGACAGCCAGGGAAGACATCGCGTCGCTGCGCACGATCGGCGACGTCGCCGACGCGCTCGGCCTGCCGCAACATGTGCTGCGCTTCTGGGAGACGCGCTTCAAGGAGATCGACCCGGTCAAGCGCGCCGGCGGGCGGCGCTATTACCGGCCGCGCGATATCGAACTGGTGGAGGCGATTCGCCATCTGCTCTATCGCGAGGGCTACACGATCAAGGGCGTGCAGCGCATTCTCAAGGAACAGGGCGTCGAGGCGGTGATCGCCGAGGTGCGCCGCCGCCAGAACGGCGAATCGCCCGCCGCCGCCCCCGCCCCGACCGCCGAGACCGCGCCGCGGCCGCCCGATCCCGCCGCCCAGATTGTTCTCGACCTCCCGGACCCCGAACCGCGGATCAGCGTCACGCCGGACCCGGACGCCGCACTCTCGCCCCCCGCTTCGCCGCCGGTCCCGGCGGCGACGCCGGTCTTTCACGCGCCCATGGTGATCGCGCGGCCAGCGGACACCCCGCAAGCCGAGGCGCTGCGGGAGGTTCTGGCCGAGATCGCGGAATGCCGGCGCCTGCTGAAAGTCACCCGTCGTTAG
- a CDS encoding COX15/CtaA family protein, translating to MEDWLLFPHPAPEVRRHANEENATAVRNWLWAVAALVFLMVIVGGATRLTESGLSIVEWKPVTGVIPPLSQGEWLQAFEDYKQIPQYKELFPDMDLAGFKAIYAWEWAHRLLGRLIGVVFAVPLIWFWATKRLPDSVKPKLVSVLALGALQGGVGWWMVSSGLVHRTEVAQERLAIHLIIAALIFSACLWVAGGLGPRRESSAHDRVFRLRATAFFLLALVFAQLFMGGIVAGLRAGLVENTWPLMNGAFIPPADVLWPSDPWWINIVDTPVTAQFLHRMIAYVIFVVAAFHLGDAMMNAGGRARSGAVIVFGHVVAQIALGVATLLLVEAPYAGTPHLLLALSHQAIGMAVLAVTTLQARRLLNDLED from the coding sequence ATGGAAGACTGGCTCTTATTCCCGCATCCGGCTCCGGAAGTGCGGCGTCACGCCAATGAGGAGAATGCGACCGCCGTCCGCAACTGGCTCTGGGCCGTGGCGGCGCTGGTGTTTCTCATGGTGATCGTGGGGGGCGCGACGCGCCTCACCGAATCGGGCCTCTCCATCGTCGAGTGGAAGCCCGTCACCGGCGTCATCCCGCCGCTGTCGCAAGGCGAATGGTTGCAGGCCTTCGAGGACTACAAGCAGATTCCGCAATACAAGGAGCTGTTTCCGGACATGGACCTCGCGGGGTTCAAGGCCATCTACGCCTGGGAATGGGCGCATCGGCTGCTCGGCCGGCTGATCGGCGTGGTCTTCGCTGTTCCGCTGATCTGGTTCTGGGCGACGAAGCGCCTTCCCGATTCCGTCAAGCCGAAGCTTGTCAGCGTTCTGGCGCTCGGCGCGCTGCAGGGCGGGGTCGGCTGGTGGATGGTTTCCTCCGGCCTCGTCCACCGTACGGAGGTGGCGCAGGAGCGCCTCGCCATTCACCTCATCATCGCCGCCCTGATCTTCTCGGCCTGTCTGTGGGTCGCGGGCGGGCTCGGGCCGCGCCGCGAGTCGAGCGCGCATGATCGGGTTTTCAGGCTGCGGGCGACGGCGTTCTTCCTTCTCGCGCTGGTCTTCGCGCAGCTTTTCATGGGCGGCATCGTGGCCGGCCTGCGCGCGGGGCTCGTTGAAAACACCTGGCCGCTGATGAACGGCGCCTTCATTCCGCCGGCGGACGTCCTGTGGCCCAGTGATCCATGGTGGATCAACATCGTCGACACGCCGGTGACCGCGCAATTCCTCCATCGCATGATCGCCTATGTGATCTTCGTGGTCGCGGCGTTCCATCTCGGCGATGCGATGATGAACGCCGGCGGCCGGGCGCGCTCGGGGGCGGTCATCGTCTTCGGGCATGTCGTCGCGCAGATCGCGCTCGGCGTCGCGACCCTGCTGCTCGTCGAGGCGCCTTACGCGGGGACGCCGCATCTGCTGCTGGCGCTGTCGCATCAGGCCATCGGCATGGCCGTCCTTGCGGTCACGACGCTCCAGGCGCGCCGTCTGTTGAACGATCTCGAAGATTAA
- a CDS encoding TIGR04222 domain-containing membrane protein — translation MQNLPFLDLPGPEFLNAFGAVVIVVLALTALVIHFADRTDPTPPPVPEHPDAMEVAFLQGGVNQVIRTVVYDLVQRGFATLATDDRVEPTGKTPQPGDLDAVEGYVLALLASKPKAHELFGNRAQRKALLALLEPVRQRLAAQDLVKPDSVKNWRHRMQIFGGLVLLGFAGAKVYVALSSGNADVSYLVFLCGASILSLLALAYVMTRSHASRRGRAWLEAMQLAYRSRLDAAVSQLGAGPAPAKAFEGASLFLIGLYGFAPLRGTSEGAFARHFRRASIESGGSCGSSCGGSCGDGSA, via the coding sequence TTGCAGAACCTTCCCTTTCTCGATCTTCCGGGGCCCGAGTTTCTCAACGCCTTCGGCGCCGTCGTCATCGTGGTGCTGGCGCTGACGGCGCTCGTGATCCATTTCGCCGACCGCACGGACCCTACGCCGCCGCCCGTGCCGGAGCATCCGGACGCCATGGAGGTCGCCTTCCTGCAGGGCGGCGTCAATCAGGTCATTCGCACGGTCGTCTATGATCTGGTGCAGCGCGGCTTTGCGACGCTCGCCACGGACGACCGCGTCGAGCCGACCGGCAAGACGCCCCAGCCCGGCGACCTCGATGCGGTGGAAGGCTACGTGTTGGCGCTGCTCGCGTCGAAGCCGAAGGCGCATGAACTGTTCGGTAACAGGGCGCAGCGCAAGGCGCTGCTCGCCTTGCTGGAGCCGGTGCGCCAGCGGCTTGCGGCGCAGGATCTCGTGAAGCCCGACTCCGTCAAGAACTGGCGCCATCGCATGCAGATCTTCGGCGGGCTCGTGCTGCTCGGCTTCGCCGGCGCCAAGGTCTATGTCGCGCTGAGCAGCGGCAACGCCGATGTGTCCTATCTCGTTTTCCTTTGCGGCGCGTCGATCCTGTCGCTTCTCGCGCTCGCCTATGTGATGACGCGCAGTCACGCCAGCCGGCGCGGGCGCGCCTGGCTCGAGGCGATGCAACTGGCCTACCGGTCGCGACTGGATGCGGCGGTCAGCCAGCTCGGCGCCGGGCCGGCGCCGGCGAAGGCCTTCGAAGGCGCCTCGCTGTTCCTCATCGGCCTTTACGGCTTCGCGCCGTTGCGCGGCACGTCGGAAGGCGCCTTCGCGCGGCATTTCCGCCGCGCCTCCATCGAGAGCGGCGGAAGCTGCGGGTCGAGTTGCGGCGGCTCCTGTGGCGACGGCAGCGCCTGA
- a CDS encoding DUF692 domain-containing protein: MATAAPDLLAGAPALGSGLGYRPPFRADLFANRARVDFLEIVADHYFDAPPERLKELDLLRAHFPLVAHGLDLSIGSAEGVDVAYLERLARLIDRIAPPWWSEHLCFTRAGGVEIGHLAALPHTREAVDVVARNVEQVRRRIRAPLILENVTTVVRVPGAEMDEPAFLTEVLARTGCGWLCDVANLYTNAVNHGVDLDATFERWPWDRLVQIHYAGGRWREGVLIDSHDAATSDAVWKLYDRIVARAPVKGAILERDERLPPFAQLLDEVARARATLREHRRWA, encoded by the coding sequence GTGGCGACGGCAGCGCCTGACCTCCTTGCCGGCGCGCCCGCGCTCGGATCGGGGCTCGGTTATCGGCCGCCGTTCCGCGCCGATCTCTTCGCCAATCGCGCGCGCGTCGATTTTCTGGAGATTGTCGCCGATCATTATTTCGACGCCCCGCCCGAAAGGCTGAAGGAGCTCGATCTCCTGCGCGCGCATTTTCCGCTCGTCGCGCATGGGCTCGACCTCTCCATCGGCAGCGCCGAGGGCGTCGATGTCGCCTATCTTGAAAGACTCGCGCGGCTCATCGACCGCATCGCGCCGCCGTGGTGGAGCGAGCATCTGTGTTTCACCCGCGCGGGCGGCGTGGAGATCGGCCATCTCGCCGCCTTGCCCCATACGCGGGAAGCCGTCGACGTCGTCGCGCGCAATGTCGAGCAGGTGCGCCGGCGCATAAGGGCGCCGCTCATTCTCGAGAACGTCACGACGGTCGTGCGCGTGCCCGGCGCGGAGATGGATGAACCGGCGTTTCTCACCGAGGTTCTGGCGCGCACCGGCTGCGGCTGGCTCTGCGACGTCGCCAATCTCTACACGAACGCCGTCAATCATGGCGTCGATCTCGATGCGACCTTCGAGCGCTGGCCCTGGGACCGGCTCGTGCAAATTCACTATGCCGGCGGGCGGTGGCGCGAAGGCGTGCTGATCGACAGCCATGACGCGGCGACGAGCGACGCCGTGTGGAAGCTCTACGACCGCATCGTCGCGCGCGCGCCGGTGAAGGGCGCGATCCTGGAACGTGACGAGCGCCTGCCGCCCTTCGCGCAATTGCTGGACGAAGTTGCGCGCGCCCGCGCGACCCTGCGGGAGCATCGCAGATGGGCCTGA
- a CDS encoding flagellar export protein FliJ, which produces MKSRDTLVRLKRFQAEEKRRRVMQLNTMIAEFTRMSSELEREIATEEQRANINDPSHFAYPTYARAARARRDNILASLSELRGQIEEAEAQFKEASEELAKVQNQEARDRGAERMVDIVAERRQAEAHAFRRGA; this is translated from the coding sequence ATGAAGTCGCGGGATACACTTGTCCGCCTGAAGCGTTTCCAAGCGGAGGAGAAACGCCGGCGCGTCATGCAGCTCAACACGATGATCGCCGAATTCACGCGCATGTCGAGCGAGCTCGAGCGTGAGATCGCGACCGAAGAGCAGCGCGCCAACATCAACGATCCTTCCCATTTCGCCTACCCCACCTACGCCCGCGCCGCCCGCGCGCGCCGCGACAACATCCTCGCCTCGCTCAGCGAACTGCGCGGGCAGATCGAAGAGGCGGAAGCCCAGTTCAAGGAAGCCAGCGAGGAGCTGGCGAAGGTCCAGAACCAGGAAGCCCGCGACCGCGGCGCCGAGCGCATGGTCGATATCGTGGCCGAGCGTCGTCAGGCGGAGGCGCACGCCTTTCGTCGGGGCGCGTAA